A stretch of Castanea sativa cultivar Marrone di Chiusa Pesio chromosome 2, ASM4071231v1 DNA encodes these proteins:
- the LOC142625685 gene encoding S-adenosylmethionine decarboxylase proenzyme-like encodes MASLPVSAIGFEGYEKRLEVSFFEPGIFADPGGMGLRTLSKSQLDEILGPAECTIVASLSNDYVDSYVLSESSLFVYPYKVIIKTCGTTKLLLSIPAILKLAEALCLTVRSVRYTRGSFIFPGAQPSPHRSFSEEVAVLDSYFGKLGLGSKAHVMGCPEKSQKWHVYSASAELSRQPSPVYTLEMCMIGLDRKRASAFYKTNATSAALMTEDSGIRKILPQSEICDFEFDPCGYSMNAIEGAAISTIHVTPEDGFSYASFEAVGYDFEDVNLTQMIERVLACFEPTEFSIALHADIAEMELGTKFPLDLKEYHCGEKSSDVLGLGGGSLIYFSYVRAESCASPRSILKCCWTEDEKDEEVEKN; translated from the coding sequence ATGGCCTCCTTGCCAGTCTCTGCAATTGGATTTGAAGGTTATGAAAAGAGGCTTGAGGTATCTTTCTTTGAGCCAGGCATCTTTGCTGATCCTGGGGGCATGGGCCTCCGTACTTTGTCAAAATCTCAATTGGATGAGATTCTAGGACCAGCTGAATGCACCATTGTCGCTTCTCTGTCAAATGATTACGTTGATTCATATGTCCTCTCTGAATCTAGCCTTTTTGTGTATCCTTACAAAGTTATAATCAAAACTTGCGGGACCACAAAATTGCTTCTCTCCATTCCAGCCATCCTTAAATTGGCTGAAGCTCTATGTCTTACGGTGAGATCTGTGAGATACACTCGTGGAAGCTTTATATTTCCCGGAGCTCAGCCATCTCCACATCGGAGTTTCTCAGAAGAAGTAGCTGTTCTTGATAGCTATTTTGGCAAGCTCGGTTTGGGCAGCAAGGCACATGTGATGGGTTGCCCTGAAAAATCACAGAAATGGCATGTTTACTCTGCTTCTGCAGAATTGTCGCGACAGCCAAGCCCTGTTTACACTCTAGAGATGTGCATGATCGGTTTGGACAGAAAGAGGGCATCAGCTTTCTACAAAACAAATGCAACTTCAGCAGCTCTGATGACTGAGGATTCTGGTATTAGGAAGATTCTTCCTCAATCTGAGATATGTGACTTTGAGTTTGACCCTTGTGGGTATTCCATGAATGCTATTGAAGGTGCTGCAATTTCTACAATCCATGTTACACCAGAAGATGGTTTTAGTTATGCAAGTTTTGAAGCAGTTGGCTATGATTTTGAAGATGTGAATTTGACCCAGATGATCGAGAGGGTTTTGGCTTGCTTTGAACCTACTGAGTTCTCCATTGCTCTGCATGCTGATATTGCTGAAATGGAACTCGGAACCAAGTTCCCTCTGGACTTGAAGGAATACCATTGTGGAGAAAAGAGCAGTGATGTGCTTGGATTGGGTGGTGGATCTCTCATCTATTTCAGCTATGTCAGGGCTGAAAGCTGTGCATCTCCTAGATCAATCCTCAAATGCTGCTGGACCGAGGACGA